From the Hominilimicola fabiformis genome, one window contains:
- a CDS encoding Lrp/AsnC family transcriptional regulator — MEEILNILDKEKGNVSRAKIAQMLGMEEKEVADKIEKMEKENVIVGYKTIVNWDKTDKDVVVALIELRITPQRGEGFDKVAERIYKYPQVKSLYLMSGAYDLAVTIEGKSMKEVALFVAQKLAPMDSIISTATHFVLKKYKEEGIVFEDDEKDTRQVITL, encoded by the coding sequence ATGGAAGAAATTTTAAACATTCTTGACAAGGAAAAAGGTAATGTATCACGAGCGAAAATCGCGCAGATGCTTGGTATGGAGGAAAAGGAAGTCGCCGACAAGATTGAAAAAATGGAAAAGGAAAACGTTATTGTCGGTTACAAAACCATTGTAAATTGGGATAAGACCGACAAAGACGTTGTTGTTGCACTTATTGAACTTCGCATAACTCCGCAAAGAGGTGAAGGATTTGATAAGGTGGCAGAGAGAATTTACAAATACCCACAGGTAAAATCACTTTACCTAATGTCCGGTGCATATGACTTGGCCGTTACAATCGAGGGCAAGAGTATGAAAGAAGTGGCATTGTTCGTTGCGCAGAAGCTTGCACCGATGGATTCGATAATTTCAACGGCAACTCATTTTGTGCTAAAAAAATACAAAGAGGAAGGAATTGTATTCGAGGACGATGAAAAGGATACAAGACAGGTAATTACGCTATGA
- a CDS encoding DeoR/GlpR family DNA-binding transcription regulator: protein MLAVERRNRIEQIINKNKSVLVVELAKQFEVTTETIRGDLEKLEKQGVLVRTYGGATLVDNSEIELAITERDTVNYEGKQRIGKYAADLIKDGETIFLDASTSAWHLARYIKGKRGITVITNAEKIVNELSMCDHIHVVCVGGELTPRNMSYIGRVAEKTIKENYYANKCFFSCRGVTLGRGLVDSSEGEAEIKKAMLSCSESAIFLCDKNKIGKIGVPRISGLDGIDCFITDAQLTDEWQVALAEQDVKLVEVEK from the coding sequence ATGCTTGCAGTTGAACGCAGAAACAGAATAGAGCAGATAATAAATAAAAACAAGAGTGTACTTGTGGTGGAACTTGCAAAACAGTTTGAGGTTACAACCGAAACAATTCGCGGTGACCTTGAAAAACTTGAAAAACAAGGTGTGCTTGTTCGTACATACGGCGGTGCAACGCTTGTCGACAACAGCGAAATCGAACTTGCAATAACGGAACGTGATACGGTGAATTATGAGGGCAAACAACGTATAGGAAAATATGCGGCTGACCTTATAAAAGACGGTGAAACTATATTTCTTGATGCAAGTACATCGGCATGGCATTTGGCGAGATACATAAAAGGTAAACGCGGTATAACTGTTATTACAAATGCTGAAAAAATCGTGAATGAACTTTCAATGTGTGACCATATTCACGTTGTGTGCGTCGGCGGTGAACTGACGCCGAGAAATATGTCGTATATCGGACGTGTTGCGGAAAAAACAATAAAAGAAAATTATTATGCGAATAAGTGCTTTTTCTCATGCAGAGGTGTAACGCTTGGTCGTGGGCTTGTTGATTCGAGCGAGGGCGAGGCTGAAATTAAAAAAGCGATGCTTTCGTGTAGCGAATCGGCAATTTTCCTTTGCGATAAAAATAAAATCGGTAAAATAGGTGTTCCGAGAATTTCGGGCCTTGACGGTATAGATTGCTTTATTACAGACGCACAACTGACAGATGAATGGCAAGTGGCACTTGCCGAACAGGACGTTAAACTTGTGGAAGTGGAAAAGTAA